One part of the Sus scrofa isolate TJ Tabasco breed Duroc chromosome 8, Sscrofa11.1, whole genome shotgun sequence genome encodes these proteins:
- the COPS4 gene encoding COP9 signalosome complex subunit 4 isoform X3 encodes MAAAVRQDLAQLMNSSGSHKDLAGKQYNVDYKLETYLKIARLYLEDDDPVQAEAYINRASLLQNESTNEQLQIHYKVCYARVLDYRRKFIEAAQRYNELSYKTIVHESERLEALKHALHCTILASAGQQRSRMLATLFKDERCQQLAAYGILEKMYLDRIIRGNQLQEFAAMLMPHQKATTADGSSILDRAVIEHNLLSASKLYNNITFEELGALLEIPAAKAEKIASQMITEGRMNGFIDQIDGIVHFETREALPTWDKQIQSLCFQVNNLLEKISQTAPEWTAQAMEAQMAQ; translated from the exons ACAGTATAATGTAGATTATAAACTGGAGACGTACCTGAAGATTGCTAGGCTCTATCTGGAGGATGACGATCCAGTCCAAGCAGAGGCTTACATAAATCGGGCGTCACTGCTTCAGAATGAGTCAACCAACGAGCAGTTACAGATACATTATAAG GTATGCTATGCACGGGTTCTTGATTATAGAAGAAAATTCATTGAAGCTGCGCAGAGGTACAATGAGCTCTCCTACAAGACAATAGTGCACGAAAGCGAAAGACTAGAGGCCTTAAAACATGCTCTGCACTGTACCATCCTGGCATCCGCGG GACAGCAGCGTTCTCGGATGCTGGCTACTCTCTTTAAGGATGAAAGGTGCCAGCAACTTGCTGCTTATGGGATCTTAGAGAAGATGTACCTGGATAGGATCATCAGAGGAAATCAGCTTCAAGAATTTGCTGCCATGCTGATGCCGCACCAGAAGGCGACCACGGCGGACG gttctAGCATCTTGGATAGAGCTGTCATTGAACACAATTTGTTGTCTGCAagcaaattatataataatattacgTTTGAAGAACTTGGAGCCCTTCTAGAGATTCCTGCAGCTAAG GCAGAAAAAATAGCATCGCAAATGATAACAGAAGGACGTATGAATGGATTTATTGATCAGATTGATGGAATAGTCCATTTTGAAA cacgaGAAGCCCTGCCAACGTGGGACAAACAGATCCAGTCACTTTGTTTCCAAGTAAATAACCTTTTGGAGAAAATCAGTCAGACAGCACCAGAATGGACAGCACAAGCCATGGAGGCCCAGATGGCTCAGTGA
- the COPS4 gene encoding COP9 signalosome complex subunit 4 isoform X2, with protein MVNENVSLVISRQLLTDFCTHLPNLPDSTAKEIYHFTLEKIQPRVISFEEQVASIRQHLASIYEKEEDWRNAAQVLVGIPLETGQKQYNVDYKLETYLKIARLYLEDDDPVQAEAYINRASLLQNESTNEQLQIHYKVCYARVLDYRRKFIEAAQRYNELSYKTIVHESERLEALKHALHCTILASAGQQRSRMLATLFKDERCQQLAAYGILEKMYLDRIIRGNQLQEFAAMLMPHQKATTADGSSILDRAVIEHNLLSASKLYNNITFEELGALLEIPAAKAEKIASQMITEGRMNGFIDQIDGIVHFETREALPTWDKQIQSLCFQVNNLLEKISQTAPEWTAQAMEAQMAQ; from the exons tggtAAATGAGAACGTTAGCCTCGTGATCTCTCGCCAGTTGCTGACTGATTTCTGCACACATCTCCCTAACCTGCCTGATAGCACAGCCAAAGAAATCTATCATTTCACCTTGGAAAAGATCCAGCCTAGAGTCATTTCATTTGAGGAGCAG GTTGCTTCCATAAGACAGCATCTTGCATCcatatatgaaaaagaagaagattgGAGAAATGCGGCCCAAGTGTTGGTGGGAATTCCTTTGGAAACAGGACAAAA ACAGTATAATGTAGATTATAAACTGGAGACGTACCTGAAGATTGCTAGGCTCTATCTGGAGGATGACGATCCAGTCCAAGCAGAGGCTTACATAAATCGGGCGTCACTGCTTCAGAATGAGTCAACCAACGAGCAGTTACAGATACATTATAAG GTATGCTATGCACGGGTTCTTGATTATAGAAGAAAATTCATTGAAGCTGCGCAGAGGTACAATGAGCTCTCCTACAAGACAATAGTGCACGAAAGCGAAAGACTAGAGGCCTTAAAACATGCTCTGCACTGTACCATCCTGGCATCCGCGG GACAGCAGCGTTCTCGGATGCTGGCTACTCTCTTTAAGGATGAAAGGTGCCAGCAACTTGCTGCTTATGGGATCTTAGAGAAGATGTACCTGGATAGGATCATCAGAGGAAATCAGCTTCAAGAATTTGCTGCCATGCTGATGCCGCACCAGAAGGCGACCACGGCGGACG gttctAGCATCTTGGATAGAGCTGTCATTGAACACAATTTGTTGTCTGCAagcaaattatataataatattacgTTTGAAGAACTTGGAGCCCTTCTAGAGATTCCTGCAGCTAAG GCAGAAAAAATAGCATCGCAAATGATAACAGAAGGACGTATGAATGGATTTATTGATCAGATTGATGGAATAGTCCATTTTGAAA cacgaGAAGCCCTGCCAACGTGGGACAAACAGATCCAGTCACTTTGTTTCCAAGTAAATAACCTTTTGGAGAAAATCAGTCAGACAGCACCAGAATGGACAGCACAAGCCATGGAGGCCCAGATGGCTCAGTGA